One Pantoea trifolii genomic region harbors:
- a CDS encoding ABC transporter ATP-binding protein — MALTSAGVNIAIEKVNHHFTLEGEDLPVLENIDLQVEAGEFVALLGPSGCGKSTLLRLLAGLEPPASGLLAEEGKAITAPDPSRVVVFQDPTLYPWRTVYDNVGLGLQIRGESRTLREQRINAMLDRVGLRQFARAWPHQLSGGMAQRAALARALVNVPRLLILDEPLGKLDSLTRLRMQQEIVDLWQEQQFTTLMVTHDVEEALVMANRVVVFSPRPAKVVDVIEVNLPWPRRRDDPQLVALRSRILDLLGADRVAA; from the coding sequence ATGGCCTTAACCTCGGCGGGCGTTAATATTGCGATTGAGAAAGTTAATCATCACTTCACCTTAGAAGGCGAAGATTTACCGGTGCTGGAGAATATTGATTTGCAGGTAGAGGCCGGTGAATTTGTTGCGCTGCTGGGACCATCCGGCTGCGGCAAATCGACGCTGCTGCGTTTGCTGGCCGGACTCGAACCGCCCGCCAGCGGGTTACTGGCGGAAGAGGGCAAAGCGATTACTGCGCCGGATCCGTCGCGCGTGGTGGTGTTTCAGGATCCCACGCTTTATCCGTGGCGCACTGTCTATGACAACGTTGGCCTCGGCTTGCAGATTCGCGGAGAGAGCCGAACGCTGCGCGAACAGCGGATTAACGCGATGCTGGATCGCGTCGGCCTCAGGCAGTTTGCCCGCGCCTGGCCGCATCAGCTCTCCGGCGGCATGGCGCAGCGTGCGGCACTGGCCCGTGCGCTGGTCAATGTGCCGCGTTTATTGATTCTGGATGAACCGCTCGGCAAGCTCGACTCACTGACGCGGTTGCGTATGCAGCAGGAAATTGTCGATCTGTGGCAGGAGCAGCAGTTCACCACGCTGATGGTGACGCACGACGTGGAAGAAGCGCTGGTGATGGCAAATCGCGTGGTGGTGTTCAGCCCAAGACCAGCAAAAGTGGTGGACGTAATCGAGGTTAATCTGCCGTGGCCGCGCCGCCGTGACGACCCGCAGCTGGTGGCGCTGCGCAGCCGGATACTGGATTTGTTGGGCGCGGACCGCGTGGCAGCGTGA
- a CDS encoding ABC transporter substrate-binding protein, with translation MPNNYLVSRRHFLGYSAAAAMAATLPGRVFAEEHMAGMQMPGDLLQGGPGKWALAKPTHVRLAVNLNAICLAPVVVADQHSFFKAHNLEVEFVNFGNSTELLLESIATGKAEAAIGMALRWLKALEQGFDVKLTAGTHGGCMRLLARDGGPTTLEQLKGKTIGVTDMAGADKNFFSLMLKKHGVDPNTDVDWRVFPQDLLPMVLEKGEIQAASGSDPVMWRLTQKQGYREIGTNLMDEYAKLSCCVVGTRGSLIREQPEVAAAITHAILQAHAYAAKHPEAIGSEFNGQALNTTPQEIASVLKTHTHGHYSVGNAFVNEIDVYARDLKAINVLRPETDSLLFAKGITSNVLV, from the coding sequence ATGCCAAATAATTATTTAGTTTCCCGTCGGCATTTTCTGGGATATTCAGCCGCCGCGGCGATGGCGGCAACCTTACCGGGCCGCGTGTTTGCCGAAGAGCATATGGCGGGCATGCAGATGCCTGGCGATTTACTGCAAGGGGGCCCAGGAAAATGGGCGCTGGCGAAGCCGACACATGTGCGTCTGGCAGTGAATCTCAACGCCATCTGTCTTGCACCGGTTGTGGTGGCCGATCAGCATAGCTTCTTCAAAGCTCACAACCTGGAAGTGGAGTTTGTTAACTTCGGCAACTCAACCGAATTGCTGCTGGAATCCATCGCCACCGGCAAAGCCGAAGCCGCCATCGGCATGGCGCTACGTTGGCTGAAAGCGCTGGAACAGGGCTTTGATGTGAAACTTACTGCGGGCACGCACGGCGGCTGTATGCGCCTGTTGGCGCGTGATGGCGGGCCAACCACGCTGGAACAGCTGAAAGGCAAAACCATCGGCGTTACTGACATGGCGGGCGCGGATAAAAACTTTTTTTCGCTGATGCTGAAAAAGCACGGCGTCGATCCCAATACCGATGTCGACTGGCGCGTGTTCCCGCAGGATTTGCTGCCGATGGTGCTGGAGAAGGGCGAAATTCAGGCCGCTAGCGGTTCCGATCCGGTGATGTGGCGCTTAACCCAGAAGCAGGGCTACCGTGAGATTGGCACCAATTTAATGGATGAGTACGCCAAACTGAGTTGCTGTGTGGTGGGCACGCGCGGCAGCTTGATTCGCGAACAGCCGGAAGTGGCGGCCGCGATCACCCACGCAATTTTGCAGGCACATGCCTATGCGGCCAAACATCCGGAAGCGATTGGCAGTGAGTTTAACGGCCAGGCGCTCAACACCACGCCGCAGGAGATCGCCAGCGTTTTGAAAACCCATACGCACGGACACTATTCGGTGGGGAATGCGTTTGTGAATGAGATCGACGTGTATGCGCGCGATTTGAAGGCGATCAACGTGTTACGACCGGAAACCGATTCGCTGCTGTTTGCCAAAGGGATTACCAGCAACGTGTTGGTTTAG
- the fhuE gene encoding ferric-rhodotorulic acid/ferric-coprogen receptor FhuE produces MSLEDLRVRKPGNAPQRALRLSLLAMMVASGIAQAAETTNTEQTLNVDASASADQQQQAAQDYSVPVTRAGTKMALTARDIPQSVSIVSKQRMEDQQLQSLNDVLKNTTGIHGVSSDMDRTNYYSRGFLIDNYMTDGIPTAFASRWNLGDAQSDMALYERVEVVRGATGLLTGPGNPSASINMVRKHADSKEFTGSVSASYGSWNKQRYVADLSAPLSAEGNVRGRLVAGYEDRNSFIERYGADKKFVYGVVDADLTDSTKLSVGYEFSQVNTDSTMWGGSPRWYTDGSQVKLRRGYNTAPDWAYNNKENKKVFVNLQQNFDNGWNVTLNGTHNEMFLDSKQLYIDGYINKDTGIAVNQYPAFYNYDAVGGTGYNTGKRKVDAVDAFASGPYEMFGRQHELMFGVNYSRQDNKYYSAWTNISPAQLGNFYDYNGNFPESDWSPREPASDTQLVRQKSAYLATRISLADPLHVILGARYTNWNRQTLSEEMEKNNITPYGGVIWDFYDNWSAYASYTSVFQPQDYQDATGAFLAPVIGKNYEAGVKSDWFNSRLTTSISVFRTELDNVGEATGETINNITVYEGKNGVVSRGVEFEVNGALTDNWQMTFGGTSYVAEDREGENYNSQLPRTSFNLFTSYRLPMLDELTLGGGVTWQSKTYTDVTGPEGNGTWRARQGSYSLVDLFARYDVTKNVSLQANINNLFDKEYDNNVGNGGIVYGEPRNFSVSATYRF; encoded by the coding sequence ATGTCTCTCGAAGATTTGCGCGTCAGGAAACCCGGCAATGCCCCGCAGCGTGCGTTGCGTCTCTCTTTACTGGCTATGATGGTTGCGTCGGGTATCGCGCAGGCAGCAGAGACCACCAACACCGAACAGACACTGAACGTTGATGCCAGCGCTAGCGCAGATCAGCAACAGCAGGCGGCACAGGATTACAGCGTGCCGGTGACGCGTGCCGGGACCAAAATGGCGCTCACCGCGCGCGATATTCCGCAATCGGTTTCGATCGTCAGCAAGCAGCGTATGGAAGACCAACAGCTGCAATCGCTGAACGATGTGCTGAAAAACACCACCGGCATCCACGGCGTCTCTTCCGATATGGATCGCACCAACTACTATTCGCGCGGTTTCCTGATCGACAACTATATGACCGATGGCATTCCCACCGCCTTCGCCTCACGCTGGAACCTCGGCGATGCGCAGAGTGATATGGCGCTGTATGAGCGCGTTGAAGTAGTGCGCGGTGCTACCGGCTTGCTGACTGGCCCAGGCAATCCCTCTGCTTCGATCAACATGGTGCGCAAGCACGCCGACAGCAAAGAGTTCACCGGCAGCGTTTCAGCCAGCTATGGCAGCTGGAACAAACAGCGTTATGTTGCCGATCTCTCTGCGCCGCTGTCCGCCGAAGGTAACGTGCGTGGTCGCCTGGTGGCGGGTTATGAAGATAGAAACAGCTTTATTGAACGCTACGGCGCAGATAAAAAGTTCGTCTATGGCGTGGTTGATGCCGACCTGACTGACTCCACCAAATTATCTGTTGGCTATGAGTTCTCGCAGGTCAATACCGATTCAACCATGTGGGGCGGTTCTCCGCGCTGGTACACCGACGGTTCACAAGTCAAGCTTCGTCGTGGTTACAACACCGCGCCAGATTGGGCTTACAACAACAAAGAAAACAAAAAAGTCTTTGTTAACCTGCAGCAGAACTTTGATAACGGCTGGAACGTCACGCTTAACGGCACACACAATGAGATGTTCCTCGACAGTAAGCAGCTGTATATCGATGGCTATATCAATAAAGACACCGGCATTGCGGTCAATCAGTATCCGGCGTTTTACAACTATGACGCAGTTGGCGGCACCGGCTACAACACCGGCAAGCGTAAAGTGGATGCGGTGGATGCCTTCGCCAGCGGTCCTTACGAGATGTTTGGCCGTCAGCATGAGCTGATGTTCGGCGTGAATTACAGCCGTCAGGACAACAAATATTACAGCGCCTGGACCAACATCTCTCCGGCGCAACTGGGCAACTTCTACGATTACAACGGTAATTTCCCGGAATCCGACTGGAGCCCGCGTGAACCGGCATCGGACACGCAGCTGGTGCGTCAGAAATCTGCCTATCTGGCAACGCGCATCTCGCTGGCCGATCCGCTGCATGTGATTCTGGGCGCGCGTTATACCAACTGGAATCGTCAAACGCTGAGCGAAGAGATGGAGAAGAACAACATCACGCCGTACGGTGGTGTGATTTGGGACTTCTACGACAACTGGTCCGCGTATGCCAGTTACACCTCGGTGTTCCAGCCGCAGGATTATCAGGATGCAACTGGAGCCTTCCTGGCACCGGTGATTGGCAAGAACTACGAAGCGGGTGTGAAATCAGACTGGTTTAACAGCCGCCTGACCACGTCTATTTCTGTGTTCCGCACCGAACTGGATAACGTCGGCGAAGCGACCGGCGAGACGATCAACAATATTACCGTCTACGAAGGTAAAAATGGCGTTGTCAGCCGTGGCGTAGAGTTCGAAGTGAACGGCGCGCTGACTGATAACTGGCAGATGACCTTTGGTGGCACCAGCTATGTGGCGGAAGATCGCGAAGGCGAGAATTACAATTCTCAGCTGCCGCGCACCTCGTTCAACTTGTTTACCAGCTATCGCTTGCCAATGCTGGATGAGTTGACTCTTGGCGGTGGCGTAACCTGGCAGTCGAAGACTTACACCGATGTTACCGGTCCGGAAGGCAATGGTACCTGGCGCGCACGTCAGGGCAGCTACTCGCTGGTTGATCTGTTCGCACGCTACGATGTCACTAAAAATGTCTCGCTGCAGGCCAACATCAACAACCTGTTTGACAAAGAGTACGACAACAACGTCGGTAACGGCGGCATCGTGTACGGCGAGCCACGTAATTTCTCAGTCTCGGCGACCTATCGTTTCTGA
- a CDS encoding H-NS family histone-like protein: protein MSDALNALNNLRTLRAEARNIEVTALEEMLEKFAVVVAERREEAEAEIAAQREKEEKLALYKEMLLKDGIDISDLSQLNTQESKPKSKRAPRPAKYKFIDEQGNEKLWTGQGRTPSPIKAALEAGGSMDDFLI, encoded by the coding sequence ATGAGCGATGCACTTAACGCATTGAACAATCTTCGCACGTTGCGTGCCGAAGCACGTAATATTGAGGTTACAGCATTAGAAGAGATGCTGGAAAAATTCGCCGTGGTAGTCGCAGAACGCCGTGAAGAAGCGGAAGCAGAAATTGCAGCCCAGCGCGAAAAAGAAGAAAAACTGGCGCTGTACAAAGAGATGTTGTTGAAAGACGGTATCGATATTAGTGACCTGTCGCAATTAAATACCCAGGAAAGCAAACCTAAGTCGAAACGCGCGCCGCGTCCCGCAAAGTATAAGTTCATCGACGAACAGGGTAACGAGAAATTGTGGACCGGCCAGGGCCGCACGCCTTCCCCGATTAAAGCCGCACTGGAAGCTGGCGGTTCGATGGATGATTTCCTGATTTAA
- a CDS encoding ABC transporter permease, translating to MASETLTIARNRDVPRRILPAVWGALLLWWALVALMVAVPDKPQGFAAPRFVNETHELFAAIALILSGLAITSGLFPRLTLLAPLKRSGPWLIVLALLIGLWETVTGKLALLPAPFFAPPRALVEAYATDWPRLLDSVLNSLRLLAFGFIYGSVVGFITGVAIGWSRGLGYWVHPILRFLGPVPSTALLPLSLYFFPSSFSAAVFLIALATWFPVTVLTWSGVSSVDTRYYDVARTLGANSLFLVLRVAVPAALPHLFVGLFMGLGASFSVLVAAEMMGVKSGLGWYLQWAQGWAAYANMYAALIVMALLFSSLISLLFLVRDRLLSWQRSAVKW from the coding sequence ATGGCCAGTGAAACCCTGACGATTGCCCGCAACCGTGACGTGCCGCGCCGCATTCTACCGGCGGTTTGGGGTGCGCTCCTGCTGTGGTGGGCGCTGGTAGCGCTGATGGTGGCTGTACCGGATAAGCCGCAGGGTTTTGCCGCCCCGCGCTTTGTGAATGAAACGCATGAGTTGTTCGCCGCCATCGCGCTTATTCTCAGCGGACTGGCGATTACCTCAGGTCTGTTCCCGCGATTGACGCTACTCGCGCCGCTCAAGCGCAGCGGTCCGTGGCTGATTGTGCTGGCGCTGCTGATTGGCCTGTGGGAAACCGTCACCGGCAAACTGGCGCTGCTGCCCGCGCCCTTTTTCGCCCCGCCACGCGCGCTGGTGGAAGCCTACGCCACCGACTGGCCGCGCCTGCTGGATAGCGTGCTCAATTCGCTGCGTCTGCTGGCTTTCGGCTTTATCTACGGCAGCGTGGTCGGCTTTATTACCGGCGTGGCGATTGGCTGGTCGCGCGGCTTGGGTTACTGGGTGCATCCGATTCTGCGTTTCCTCGGACCGGTGCCTTCAACTGCGCTGCTGCCGCTGTCGCTCTACTTCTTCCCGTCGAGCTTCTCGGCGGCGGTATTCCTGATCGCGCTGGCGACCTGGTTCCCGGTGACGGTGCTGACCTGGTCGGGCGTTTCCAGCGTTGATACGCGTTATTACGATGTGGCGCGCACGCTGGGTGCCAATTCACTGTTCCTTGTGTTGCGCGTAGCGGTACCTGCAGCGCTGCCGCACCTGTTTGTCGGCCTGTTTATGGGCCTGGGCGCGTCGTTCTCGGTGCTGGTGGCAGCAGAGATGATGGGCGTGAAATCCGGGCTCGGCTGGTATTTGCAGTGGGCGCAAGGCTGGGCTGCTTACGCCAATATGTACGCCGCGCTGATTGTGATGGCGCTGCTATTCTCTTCGCTGATCTCCCTGCTGTTCCTGGTGCGCGATCGCCTGCTGTCATGGCAGCGCAGCGCGGTGAAATGGTAA
- a CDS encoding acyl-CoA dehydrogenase family protein codes for MANNPPILTEILPVIIQALEKDAEEVDRSGEFPKTAFRVLQQHGLLHFVLPTASGGSGGDLLASQAIIQAVARSEPSAALILIMQYLNTRRLDDSSNWPDAVRRKVAESVIRDGALINALRVEPELGTPARGGLPATRARRTSEGWRISGEKIYSTGSYGLSWFLVWASSDDADPLVGGYLVPANAPGIHIIDEWDHLGMRGTCSHRVVLDEVLIPLDHAVNVAPWSTPRPGLNEEESLWMAVLLGSLYDAIAHSARDWFIAFLQQRVPANLGAPLASLPRFQELVGRIDTLLFTNQTLLSSAAQGHVASGHAAQVKQVVTENAIRSVQLMVESIGNHALTRHLPLQRHLRNVLCGRIHTPQDDAIFTSVGKLALSAESNSS; via the coding sequence ATGGCAAATAACCCGCCCATTCTGACTGAAATATTGCCAGTGATTATTCAGGCTTTAGAAAAAGACGCTGAAGAGGTTGATCGCAGCGGCGAATTTCCCAAAACAGCTTTTCGTGTGTTGCAGCAGCATGGCTTGCTGCACTTCGTATTGCCGACTGCGTCGGGCGGCAGCGGCGGCGATTTGCTGGCAAGCCAGGCGATTATCCAGGCCGTGGCGCGCAGCGAACCTTCTGCCGCGCTGATCCTCATCATGCAGTATCTCAACACGCGCCGCCTCGACGACAGCTCAAACTGGCCAGATGCGGTGCGACGTAAGGTGGCGGAGAGTGTGATTCGCGACGGTGCGCTGATCAATGCGCTGCGCGTCGAACCGGAATTAGGCACGCCCGCGCGCGGCGGATTGCCCGCTACCCGCGCACGCCGCACTTCTGAAGGCTGGCGCATCAGCGGCGAGAAGATTTACTCCACCGGCAGCTATGGACTGAGCTGGTTTCTGGTGTGGGCCAGCAGCGACGATGCCGATCCGCTGGTCGGCGGCTATCTGGTGCCGGCCAACGCGCCCGGCATCCACATTATTGATGAGTGGGATCACCTCGGCATGCGCGGCACCTGTAGCCATCGTGTGGTGCTGGACGAGGTGCTGATCCCGCTCGATCACGCGGTCAACGTCGCGCCGTGGAGCACGCCGCGACCCGGCCTCAACGAAGAGGAATCGCTGTGGATGGCGGTGCTGCTCGGTTCGTTGTACGACGCCATTGCGCATAGCGCACGCGACTGGTTTATCGCCTTTTTGCAGCAGCGCGTGCCGGCCAATCTTGGCGCACCGCTGGCATCATTGCCACGCTTCCAGGAGCTGGTTGGCCGCATCGATACGCTGCTGTTTACTAATCAAACCCTGCTGAGCAGCGCTGCACAAGGCCACGTAGCCAGCGGGCATGCCGCGCAAGTTAAACAGGTGGTAACCGAAAACGCCATTCGCAGCGTGCAGCTGATGGTGGAGAGCATCGGTAATCACGCGCTGACGCGCCACCTTCCGTTACAACGTCACCTGCGTAACGTGCTATGCGGCCGCATTCATACGCCACAGGACGACGCCATTTTCACTTCAGTGGGTAAATTGGCACTGTCTGCAGAGAGCAATTCATCATGA
- a CDS encoding 5'-methylthioadenosine/S-adenosylhomocysteine nucleosidase, translating into MSKPSLSLNIALISGLAIFAPLQAMANTETSQAPIIIQGAMPVEAEHFAAKLENAKERQIGEWRFWQGTVEGYPVIVSETLKGMSNVAAATSIAAVEFKPKAIINQGTAGGHDPALHVYDIVVGKYSVNLGAFKTPHKLQGAGSNSVDWKPMDLMASKGSAGEDKNAHSIRQFAADAQLMKAAEQAMPAYTQGKVVEGVIGSADVWNSELDRIRFFHENFNTSVEEMETASAAQISSLFNIPFIGIRVLSNNITNNGKYDAQTGIACQDYVYDVLKAYIKQINAQK; encoded by the coding sequence ATGTCTAAACCATCCTTAAGTCTCAATATCGCTTTAATTAGCGGCCTGGCTATTTTCGCGCCGCTGCAAGCTATGGCAAATACAGAAACTTCTCAGGCGCCGATCATTATTCAGGGTGCAATGCCGGTTGAAGCCGAGCATTTCGCCGCCAAACTGGAAAATGCTAAAGAGCGTCAGATTGGCGAATGGCGTTTCTGGCAGGGCACGGTTGAAGGTTATCCGGTGATCGTTTCTGAAACGCTGAAAGGCATGTCAAATGTCGCGGCGGCAACCTCGATTGCAGCAGTGGAATTCAAACCTAAAGCCATCATTAATCAGGGCACTGCAGGCGGTCACGATCCGGCATTACATGTCTATGACATTGTCGTGGGCAAATATTCGGTCAACCTCGGCGCGTTTAAAACGCCGCACAAGTTACAGGGCGCGGGCAGTAATTCCGTTGATTGGAAACCGATGGATTTGATGGCCTCAAAAGGCAGCGCAGGTGAAGATAAAAATGCCCACAGCATTCGTCAGTTTGCCGCCGATGCGCAGCTGATGAAAGCCGCTGAGCAGGCGATGCCGGCTTACACCCAAGGCAAAGTAGTGGAAGGCGTGATCGGATCGGCTGATGTGTGGAACAGCGAGTTGGACCGTATTCGCTTCTTCCATGAGAACTTCAACACCTCCGTTGAGGAGATGGAAACCGCGTCGGCTGCGCAGATCTCATCGCTGTTCAATATCCCGTTTATCGGTATTCGTGTGTTATCTAACAACATCACCAACAACGGTAAATACGACGCGCAAACCGGTATCGCTTGCCAGGATTATGTGTACGATGTTTTAAAAGCGTATATCAAACAGATTAATGCGCAGAAATAA
- a CDS encoding ABC transporter substrate-binding protein: MAFQQFSLSRRALLRGLGLFSAGVAVNPLLGSKVFADDKSLKTIKLAWGQTAVCQSPISVALKQGFFKKYGLNVEPVNFSGPTDALLQAIATGQADGGIGMALRWLKPLEQGFDVDLTVGTHGGCMRLLAPQNSGIRDVKDLVGKSVAVSDQASPIRNFFAIQLAKQGIDPDKQVNWLQYPPDLFGEALRKGEVQALATDDPQGWLLKKQHDLVEVDNNLKGEYASLTCCVLGLRGSLVRDDPATARAITQAIVDAQQWTAEHPEETAKIFQPFVPGSVAVEDIAAMLKEHTHSHHSTGVQLRKEVAVYIDELKKINVIRPDTDAQRFAEHYVPELLPAESAHQHASNMAHMSNMSS, encoded by the coding sequence ATGGCATTTCAACAATTCTCTCTGAGCCGCCGCGCGTTATTACGCGGGCTGGGTCTCTTTAGTGCCGGCGTGGCGGTGAATCCGTTGCTGGGCAGCAAGGTGTTTGCCGATGATAAATCCCTCAAAACTATCAAGCTGGCCTGGGGACAAACCGCAGTATGTCAGTCACCGATTTCGGTGGCGCTAAAGCAAGGCTTCTTTAAAAAGTACGGTTTGAATGTCGAGCCCGTGAACTTCAGCGGGCCAACCGATGCGCTGTTACAGGCGATTGCCACCGGCCAGGCCGATGGCGGTATCGGCATGGCGCTGCGCTGGCTGAAGCCGCTGGAGCAGGGTTTTGATGTTGATCTCACCGTCGGCACGCACGGCGGCTGTATGCGTCTACTCGCCCCGCAGAACAGCGGCATCCGCGATGTGAAAGATCTGGTGGGTAAATCGGTGGCGGTGAGCGATCAGGCCAGCCCAATTCGCAACTTCTTCGCCATTCAGCTGGCGAAACAGGGCATCGATCCTGATAAGCAGGTCAACTGGCTGCAATATCCACCCGACCTGTTTGGCGAAGCACTGCGCAAAGGTGAAGTGCAGGCGCTGGCCACCGACGATCCGCAGGGCTGGCTGCTGAAGAAGCAGCACGATCTGGTGGAAGTGGATAACAACCTGAAAGGCGAATACGCCAGCCTCACTTGCTGCGTGCTGGGCCTGCGTGGCTCGCTGGTGCGTGACGATCCCGCCACCGCGCGCGCTATCACCCAGGCGATTGTTGATGCGCAGCAGTGGACCGCCGAACATCCGGAAGAGACGGCGAAAATCTTCCAACCCTTTGTGCCGGGCTCCGTCGCGGTGGAAGACATTGCCGCGATGCTGAAAGAGCACACTCACAGCCATCACTCCACCGGCGTGCAGCTGCGCAAAGAGGTGGCGGTGTATATCGATGAGCTGAAGAAAATCAACGTGATCCGCCCGGATACCGATGCGCAACGCTTCGCCGAGCACTATGTGCCGGAGCTGCTGCCGGCAGAATCTGCCCATCAGCACGCCAGCAACATGGCGCACATGAGCAACATGTCCAGCTAA
- a CDS encoding PLP-dependent cysteine synthase family protein: MAAKISASITELIGNTPLLRLSRYAQQQEIQADLVAKLELFNPNHSVKDRIALSMIEAAERNGIIQPGDTLVETTSGNTGIGLAAIAAAKGYKFRVYINDFVSIERSQIIQAYGAEVVPFSTIEGFKEFYDASNGDFVAATKWLAEQVTAAEPEVHFLLQLDNPANPAVHERTTGPEIWRDSGGELDIFIAAVGTGGTLSGSGRYLKQQHPGLQVIAVEPGVGSQPSELRPDPLEITGVHAFSNQTPERIPANLDHRVYDEVIAVETWQAYTAARQLALSEGVLVGDSSGAVLWAAQQVAARPENRGKRIVVLLADGGSSYLTTQLFAHQVPAESLKLASAVQTSRKIA, encoded by the coding sequence ATGGCTGCAAAAATTTCTGCTTCTATCACTGAACTGATTGGCAACACGCCGCTGCTGCGCCTGTCTCGCTACGCGCAGCAGCAAGAGATTCAGGCGGATTTGGTCGCTAAACTCGAACTGTTTAATCCCAATCACAGCGTCAAAGATCGCATCGCCCTCAGCATGATTGAAGCCGCCGAACGCAACGGCATTATCCAGCCCGGCGATACGCTGGTTGAAACCACCAGCGGCAATACCGGTATTGGGTTAGCGGCGATTGCGGCGGCCAAAGGTTACAAGTTCCGCGTTTACATCAATGATTTCGTCAGCATCGAACGCAGCCAGATTATTCAGGCGTACGGCGCCGAAGTGGTGCCGTTCAGCACCATAGAAGGATTTAAGGAATTCTACGACGCCAGCAACGGCGATTTTGTCGCCGCCACTAAATGGCTGGCCGAGCAGGTTACTGCGGCGGAACCGGAAGTGCATTTTCTGCTGCAGCTGGATAATCCGGCCAATCCGGCGGTGCATGAGCGCACCACCGGGCCAGAGATCTGGCGCGACAGCGGCGGCGAGCTGGATATCTTCATCGCCGCCGTCGGCACCGGCGGCACGCTCTCCGGCAGCGGACGCTATCTCAAACAGCAGCATCCGGGTTTGCAGGTGATCGCCGTCGAGCCGGGCGTGGGTTCCCAGCCGAGCGAATTGCGTCCCGATCCGCTGGAGATCACCGGCGTACATGCGTTTAGCAACCAGACGCCGGAGCGCATTCCTGCCAATCTTGATCACCGCGTTTACGATGAGGTGATCGCGGTGGAAACCTGGCAGGCATACACGGCGGCGCGGCAGCTGGCGCTGAGCGAAGGCGTGCTGGTGGGCGATTCGTCCGGCGCGGTGTTGTGGGCGGCACAACAGGTCGCGGCGCGACCGGAGAATCGCGGCAAGCGTATTGTGGTGTTGCTGGCCGACGGCGGCAGCAGTTATTTGACCACCCAGCTGTTCGCGCATCAGGTGCCAGCGGAATCGCTGAAGCTGGCGAGCGCCGTGCAAACCTCAAGGAAAATCGCCTAA